A region of Flavobacteriales bacterium DNA encodes the following proteins:
- a CDS encoding redoxin domain-containing protein, producing the protein MARTPTVSVPLGYQAPDFKLPNVVSGNETSWKDITGKKATVVLFICNHCPFVIHVMDELIRVGNDYKDRGIGFVAISSNDVENYPDDSPEKMKQLALEKAFPFPYLYDESQQVAKAYTAACTPDISVFDANDTCVYRGQLDDSRPGNAEPVNGKDLREVLDLLIEGKSVPTDQRPSLGCNIKWKAGNEPDYF; encoded by the coding sequence ATGGCACGTACACCTACAGTTTCTGTCCCGCTTGGTTATCAGGCTCCCGATTTCAAACTACCCAATGTTGTTTCAGGCAATGAAACTTCTTGGAAAGACATCACAGGCAAAAAGGCCACCGTGGTTCTTTTCATCTGCAACCATTGCCCGTTTGTGATCCATGTAATGGACGAACTGATACGCGTTGGCAACGATTACAAAGACCGTGGAATCGGCTTTGTGGCCATCAGTTCCAATGATGTGGAGAATTACCCGGACGATTCTCCCGAGAAGATGAAACAACTGGCGTTGGAAAAGGCATTTCCGTTTCCGTATCTGTATGATGAATCGCAACAGGTGGCCAAAGCCTACACGGCCGCCTGTACGCCCGACATCAGCGTTTTCGATGCAAACGATACGTGCGTGTATCGCGGACAATTGGACGATAGCCGACCGGGAAATGCTGAACCCGTGAACGGCAAAGACCTCCGCGAGGTGCTTGACCTTCTTATCGAAGGAAAATCCGTTCCTACCGACCAGCGGCCAAGCCTTGGTTGCAACATCAAATGGAAAGCAGGGAACGAGCCCGACTATTTCTGA